From uncultured Roseateles sp., the proteins below share one genomic window:
- a CDS encoding LytTR family DNA-binding domain-containing protein translates to MSNAPVTALIADDEPLLRDSLILALKRAWPELQVAAQARNGREALELFEEHQPDIVFMDVHMPGLNGIEAAKGIARRAQLVFVTAFEQYALAAFDEGAIDYLVKPVEERRLVDTVQRLKARLEAGQMPSGEALDAVLAQLSGHLQQQGQSQRSEPWLQWIKASVGSALKLIPVDQLVYLRSDEKYTLVVWPEGEALIRTPIRELADQLDPQIFAQVHRSVIVNLREVSHITRGANETADVHLRGRTEVLPVSRAYLHLFRQM, encoded by the coding sequence ATGAGCAATGCCCCCGTGACGGCCCTGATCGCCGACGATGAGCCGCTGCTGCGCGACAGCCTGATCCTGGCCCTCAAGCGGGCCTGGCCGGAGCTGCAGGTGGCAGCCCAGGCCCGCAATGGCCGCGAAGCGCTGGAGCTGTTCGAGGAGCATCAGCCGGACATAGTGTTCATGGACGTGCACATGCCGGGCCTGAATGGCATCGAGGCCGCCAAGGGCATTGCCCGGCGCGCCCAGCTGGTGTTCGTTACGGCGTTCGAGCAGTACGCGCTGGCGGCCTTTGACGAGGGCGCGATCGACTATCTTGTCAAGCCTGTCGAGGAACGACGGCTGGTTGACACGGTGCAGCGACTGAAGGCGCGGCTGGAGGCGGGCCAAATGCCCTCGGGTGAGGCCCTGGACGCGGTGCTGGCCCAGCTCTCGGGCCATCTGCAACAGCAAGGTCAGTCGCAGCGCAGCGAACCCTGGCTTCAGTGGATCAAGGCCTCGGTCGGTTCAGCGCTGAAGCTGATTCCGGTGGATCAGCTGGTCTATCTGCGCTCTGACGAAAAATACACCCTGGTTGTCTGGCCCGAGGGCGAGGCCTTGATACGCACACCGATCCGTGAACTGGCCGATCAGCTGGACCCGCAGATCTTTGCCCAAGTGCACCGCTCGGTGATCGTCAACCTGCGCGAGGTCAGCCATATCACCCGCGGTGCCAACGAGACCGCCGATGTGCACCTGCGCGGGCGCACCGAGGTGCTGCCGGTGAGTCGCGCCTATCTGCACCTGTTCCGGCAGATGTGA
- a CDS encoding histidine kinase, producing the protein MDAPSPASALPPQPSGQPAGRAGFLASLTPSRLVFTLGLAFVGAALLNPIFITSFPVLLGRTLFVGVLGLVAFSAAGQWPRRLPGWMPRWVVQVLVVVLTLPLATILVYLLAVDGDVPALLRHEGRLSGLFWIAGTGLIVGPLLALAALYRERDAQARSQALHFELEKSQLERRALDARLRLMQAQVEPHFLFNTLANVRTLVETGSPQAGPVLGSLIAYLRGAMPRLKEQTASLGDELTLVRAYLELMHMRMPDRLQFSVDVPAALEGLRFPPMALLTLVENAVRHGVDPSEEGGRIDVGAERDALSGVVSLWVQDSGVGMSETAGVGTGLQNLRERMGLFFGPEARLELSETPPHGLRAELKFTPP; encoded by the coding sequence ATGGACGCTCCCAGCCCGGCCTCGGCCCTCCCTCCTCAACCCTCTGGCCAGCCTGCCGGGCGCGCCGGCTTTCTGGCCTCACTGACCCCATCGCGCCTGGTATTTACCCTGGGGCTGGCCTTTGTCGGCGCAGCCCTGCTGAACCCGATCTTCATCACCTCGTTCCCGGTCCTGCTGGGACGCACATTGTTCGTCGGCGTGCTGGGCCTGGTGGCCTTTTCAGCGGCCGGCCAGTGGCCGCGCCGGCTGCCTGGCTGGATGCCACGCTGGGTGGTGCAGGTGCTGGTGGTGGTGCTGACCCTGCCGTTGGCCACCATCCTGGTCTATCTGCTGGCCGTTGACGGCGATGTGCCAGCCCTGCTGCGCCACGAGGGGCGGCTCAGCGGCCTGTTCTGGATTGCCGGCACCGGGCTGATCGTCGGTCCGCTGCTGGCCCTGGCGGCGCTGTACCGCGAGCGCGACGCGCAGGCCCGCTCGCAGGCCCTGCACTTCGAGCTGGAGAAAAGCCAGCTGGAGCGCCGGGCGCTGGATGCCCGGCTGCGGCTGATGCAGGCCCAGGTTGAGCCGCACTTTCTGTTCAACACCCTGGCCAATGTGCGCACTCTGGTCGAGACCGGCTCGCCGCAGGCCGGCCCGGTGCTGGGCAGCCTGATCGCTTACCTGCGTGGCGCCATGCCCCGGCTCAAAGAGCAGACGGCCAGCCTCGGTGACGAGCTGACCCTGGTGCGGGCCTATCTGGAGCTGATGCATATGCGCATGCCCGACCGGCTGCAGTTTTCGGTCGATGTGCCGGCGGCGCTGGAGGGCTTGCGCTTTCCGCCCATGGCTTTGCTGACCCTGGTGGAGAATGCCGTGCGCCATGGTGTCGACCCCAGCGAGGAGGGTGGCCGCATCGACGTGGGCGCCGAGCGCGATGCGCTGAGCGGTGTGGTCAGCCTGTGGGTGCAGGACAGCGGCGTGGGCATGAGCGAGACCGCTGGCGTCGGCACCGGACTGCAGAATCTGCGTGAGCGCATGGGCCTGTTCTTCGGCCCCGAGGCGCGGCTGGAGCTGTCCGAAACCCCACCCCATGGCCTGCGGGCCGAACTGAAGTTCACTCCCCCATGA
- a CDS encoding DsrE family protein, whose amino-acid sequence MKRLFAALTLALLTLLPLAAWAQDKVVYHISDSAAQALGGLRNVKNHLDTDPTAQITVVTHAQGVDFLMQDAKDRNGNPFEIAVQELVGRGVKFEVCEITLKNRGLKKDQFIAEAGFTPSGVVRLVKLQKQGYAYIRP is encoded by the coding sequence ATGAAACGCCTCTTCGCCGCCCTCACCCTGGCCCTGCTGACCCTGCTGCCACTGGCGGCCTGGGCACAAGACAAGGTCGTGTATCACATCAGCGACAGCGCGGCCCAGGCGCTGGGCGGCCTGCGCAATGTCAAGAACCACCTCGACACCGACCCGACGGCGCAGATCACCGTGGTCACCCACGCCCAAGGCGTGGACTTCCTGATGCAGGACGCCAAGGACCGCAACGGCAACCCGTTCGAGATCGCGGTTCAGGAACTGGTGGGCCGTGGCGTCAAGTTCGAGGTCTGCGAGATCACCTTGAAGAACCGCGGACTGAAGAAGGATCAGTTCATTGCCGAGGCCGGCTTCACACCCTCCGGCGTGGTGCGGCTGGTCAAGCTGCAGAAGCAGGGCTACGCCTATATCAGGCCCTGA